One Parageobacillus sp. KH3-4 genomic region harbors:
- the leuS gene encoding leucine--tRNA ligase: MSFNHREIEKKWQDYWEKNKTFKTVDDDDKPKFYVLDMFPYPSGAGLHVGHPEGYTATDILARMKRMQGYNVLHPMGWDAFGLPAEQYALDTGNDPAEFTEKNINTFRRQIKSLGFSYDWDREINTTDPNYYKWTQWIFLKLYEKGLAYMDEVPVNWCPALGTVLANEEVINGRSERGGHPVIRKPMRQWMLRITAYADRLLEDLEELDWPESIKEMQRNWIGRSEGAEIRFEVDGHEETFTVFTTRPDTLFGATYTVLAPEHPLVEKITTPEQRAAVEAYLDSIKSKSDLERTDLAKEKTGVFTGAYAIHPVTGEKLPIWIADYVLMSYGTGAIMAVPAHDERDYEFAKKFNLPIKEVVAGGDIAKEAYTGDGEHINSDFLNGLNKEEAIKKMIEWLEANGKGQKKVTYRLRDWLFSRQRYWGEPIPIIHWEDGTMTPVPEEELPLKLPKTDQIKPSGTGESPLANIEEWVNVVDPKTGKKGRRETNTMPQWAGSCWYYLRYIDPHNDKQLADPEKLKKWLPVDVYIGGAEHAVLHLLYARFWHKFLYDIGVVPTKEPFQKLFNQGMILGENNEKMSKSRGNVVNPDDIIESHGADTLRLYEMFMGPLEASIAWSTKGLDGARRFLDRVWRLFVNENGELNPKIVDNPETDTLERVYHQTVKKVTEDYEALRFNTAISQLMVFINEAYKAPVLPKEYMEGFVKLLSPVCPHIGEELWEKLGHNNTIAYEPWPTYDESKLVEEEVEIVVQVNGKVRAKLHVRADLSKEELEQAAMQDERVQEHIAGKTVRKVITVPGKLVNIVAN; encoded by the coding sequence AGGCTACACGGCGACAGATATTTTAGCACGGATGAAACGAATGCAAGGCTATAACGTGCTTCATCCAATGGGATGGGACGCGTTCGGTTTGCCGGCGGAGCAGTATGCCCTTGATACCGGAAACGACCCCGCGGAATTTACTGAGAAAAACATTAATACGTTCCGCCGCCAAATTAAATCGTTAGGATTTTCATACGATTGGGACCGGGAAATCAATACGACTGATCCAAATTACTATAAATGGACGCAATGGATTTTCTTGAAGTTATATGAAAAAGGCTTAGCTTATATGGATGAAGTGCCGGTCAACTGGTGCCCTGCGTTAGGAACGGTGCTTGCCAACGAAGAAGTCATTAACGGCAGAAGCGAGCGCGGCGGCCATCCAGTCATCCGCAAACCGATGAGACAGTGGATGCTTCGCATTACGGCGTATGCAGACCGCCTTTTGGAAGACTTAGAAGAATTGGATTGGCCGGAAAGCATCAAGGAAATGCAGCGAAACTGGATCGGCCGTTCAGAAGGCGCGGAAATTCGCTTTGAAGTGGATGGCCACGAGGAAACGTTCACGGTCTTTACGACCCGCCCAGATACCCTATTTGGCGCAACATATACCGTGTTGGCACCGGAACATCCGCTTGTCGAAAAAATTACAACTCCAGAGCAAAGAGCGGCAGTAGAAGCGTATTTGGATTCCATTAAAAGCAAAAGCGACCTTGAGCGTACCGATTTAGCGAAAGAAAAAACAGGGGTATTTACCGGCGCATATGCGATTCATCCAGTCACTGGCGAGAAGCTGCCAATTTGGATTGCTGATTATGTGTTAATGAGCTATGGTACGGGCGCGATTATGGCCGTGCCGGCGCATGATGAGCGCGACTACGAATTCGCGAAAAAATTTAACTTGCCAATCAAGGAAGTCGTCGCCGGCGGCGATATTGCGAAAGAAGCGTACACGGGAGACGGCGAGCATATTAATTCCGATTTCTTAAACGGCCTGAACAAAGAAGAAGCGATCAAGAAAATGATTGAGTGGCTAGAAGCCAATGGAAAAGGACAAAAGAAAGTCACATACCGTCTCCGCGACTGGCTGTTCAGCCGTCAGCGCTACTGGGGCGAACCGATTCCGATCATCCATTGGGAAGATGGCACGATGACACCGGTGCCGGAAGAAGAACTTCCGTTAAAGCTACCAAAAACGGATCAAATTAAGCCGTCAGGCACGGGAGAATCGCCGCTTGCGAACATTGAGGAATGGGTCAATGTCGTCGATCCGAAAACAGGCAAAAAAGGACGCCGTGAAACGAATACGATGCCGCAATGGGCAGGAAGCTGCTGGTATTATTTGCGTTATATTGACCCGCATAACGACAAACAGCTTGCCGATCCGGAAAAACTGAAAAAATGGCTGCCGGTGGACGTATATATCGGCGGTGCAGAGCATGCGGTGCTTCACTTATTGTATGCGCGTTTCTGGCATAAGTTTTTATACGATATCGGCGTTGTGCCGACAAAAGAGCCGTTCCAAAAACTATTTAACCAAGGAATGATTCTTGGGGAAAACAATGAAAAAATGAGTAAATCAAGAGGAAATGTCGTCAACCCAGACGATATTATCGAAAGCCATGGCGCTGATACGCTGCGGTTATACGAAATGTTCATGGGGCCGCTTGAAGCGTCGATTGCCTGGTCGACAAAGGGATTGGATGGAGCGCGCCGCTTCTTGGACCGCGTTTGGCGCTTGTTTGTCAATGAAAATGGCGAGTTGAATCCGAAAATCGTTGACAATCCAGAAACGGATACGCTTGAGCGCGTCTATCATCAAACGGTGAAAAAAGTGACGGAAGATTATGAAGCGCTTCGTTTTAATACAGCGATTTCGCAATTGATGGTGTTCATTAACGAAGCATATAAGGCGCCGGTATTGCCGAAAGAGTACATGGAAGGGTTTGTGAAACTATTGTCGCCGGTTTGCCCGCACATCGGGGAAGAATTATGGGAAAAACTTGGCCATAACAATACGATCGCATACGAACCATGGCCGACGTACGATGAGTCGAAGCTAGTCGAAGAGGAAGTCGAAATTGTTGTTCAAGTGAATGGAAAAGTAAGAGCAAAACTGCATGTCCGCGCAGATCTATCGAAAGAAGAGCTGGAACAAGCGGCGATGCAAGACGAGAGAGTTCAAGAACATATCGCGGGAAAAACAGTGCGTAAAGTGATTACGGTACCGGGAAAATTAGTCAACATTGTGGCAAACTGA
- a CDS encoding rhodanese-like domain-containing protein, translated as MGEIKEITAAELKEKLERGEKLNIIDVREDEEVALGMIPGAKHIKMGDIPSRLDEFNKEEEYIFVCRSGRRSENVCRYLQELGYRVCNMAGGMLEWEGDTVPKK; from the coding sequence ATGGGAGAAATTAAGGAAATTACTGCGGCGGAATTAAAAGAAAAACTGGAACGCGGCGAAAAGCTAAACATCATAGACGTGCGTGAAGATGAGGAAGTGGCGCTCGGCATGATTCCAGGCGCCAAACATATTAAAATGGGAGACATTCCAAGCCGGCTCGATGAGTTCAATAAAGAGGAAGAGTACATTTTCGTCTGTCGCTCCGGGCGACGCAGCGAAAATGTTTGCCGCTATTTGCAGGAATTAGGCTATCGCGTCTGCAATATGGCCGGCGGCATGCTTGAATGGGAAGGAGATACCGTTCCGAAAAAGTAA